CTGttacttacttttggcatctaaggattcatttgtttcaaataaaactatcacgagcacattagcacctaatttgtgaggtatgacatTTGAACCTGATTGTGTTTGTTTCAATGTCTTGGGTGGAGCTGTGTGACTTATTGGATGGATACAttggcacatatatatatatatatatatatatatatatatatatatatatatatatatatatatatatatatataatcctttttgaaattttcactgAATAACTAGACTTCTTGCTTCATTAAGCATTAagtgttcacgtcaaaaagtgagaaatttggATTGGTTAAAGCCATGGCTAGTTTAGTTTTGTAGCCTTTTTTTACTGGAGATAATAAGCTCTTAGGGGTGTTTTCACACCTAGTGCTTTAaagccatttggtttgggagcattGGCTTAACACTTACTACATTAGtaaattagaaagcttaagggaacTAAGCATTGAATAgtctaaaaaagaagaagaagaaatgattaAAGCTCTTACTATTATGCCATGGTCATTCATTCTGATGGGAACCCCAGTAAACTTTGAGGTATTGAGTCATTATACATTGGAAATaatttgaaacctcatgattatGTTCTAATTTACtttacactgaattgaacttgtgatgcctCAGCATGTCATCTATAAGTgattagactttggaattcctTTTCATTTTGAAGTTGGAGTTTATCTttttaagcttgctaatgaatgagaatcataattttggtgatgCTTCAATCTTTTAGATAACACGATTTGCATATCATTGCTGGCAAACCCTCAAGAGACTTCACTCGCCCACTAAGGAATCTTAGAGGTTTAAAAGACTTGTTGCATaagttaaatgcaatcgtacatcccacgaaagaaggattcttcttattgtttttcagcttattttctattttgtatattgctaagggactagcaatatataagtttgggggtgtgataagcgccGAATGTTGCATATTCTATCCCtttaactcgcatatgttaaATTCCTTAgcgttgttatttgtttaattttgttttactcCATGTTTCAGGGCTTTATAAGATACATGTAAGAATTCAAGTGGAAATTGGACTTGGAAGACATTTTCTAATTATGCTGAAGCCCTGGGACCGAGCGCACCTATGCTTGAGCACCTTAGCACTTAGGCTCGAGTGTGCGACCACATCATCACCTAAGCTCAAGCACACATACACTCGAGTGCAAGCGAGCATACTATACACGACAGGAGTCCTATTTCAGCTTGGATTGGAatttcaaaaaaggaaaatcttGTACTTATTCTACTCGGACTAGGAGACCTATTTATAAGTTTTTCTAGGATTCTTAGGGCTTCTAAAGCTTATTTAATCTcaataaatagacctctaacctttgaaaaaaaaaaaacacaagctttggaaagaatcaaaggctactcAAGAAGGAGGATCtctctagtttttattttcctttattattttcttatgaggatgatttccatccaaattttgtgtaactaatactttaattagggctcaattgaagccctaatcatgtctctttaagtttttcaatttgctttacTACAATTTGTATATTGATGTTTAACATGATTAATTcaagtttcttgaattcctcacatGTTTATGTTAGGCCAAcatattcttgtggtatggatttgttatttatgtcaatttggatgactaagttctgggcataatagagtaacgaaagaacttCGTTATAGGTAATTGGATTAATCAagataaagacaactggaatagataccatgttccaatctaagtgtgtttaccgatttccatagatttatgcttttttgaagaacaatttagtagataccatgctaagtcattcaaggaagaaaagagttagagtagatactatgcctaactcgttgcttagggaaatcaaaaGCTTTAGGAAAAGATATCATTCCCTTATAGCTAGTAAACATTAAGCAtgatgttatgattgtagtatagTGCATCTTGAGAATCTTATTttagtatgattagcggtggatatcaaagccctaccttttcttattattattttaagtcaATATTTCATCTCACTTCAttcaacatatctcttttaggaatatctctttaaatacaatttatattaatcctcgtgggaatgatctcgtatttgtcTGCTAtaatattgttttgatcttgtgcattTGCAAGTAAAATGAACAAGTACttacctatttatttaggttgatatttgcacaacaaatactttattaaagaaaaactctGAGACTATATTATCTACACACCATATGTGATTACAGGTGAACAACTTGATGATATTTTGACAAATTGAGTGTTTAGTAGTGTTATTCATTCAATTTTATGCAAGCTGGGCATGCGAGATATCTATGCCTCTACTTGAGGGGGAGAGTTGAATATGGAAACTACCGACATACTatgattttattctctttaagTTATTCTAATTGTCATAttgtctttatttctttccatgtTAATCTATAGGTTTCTTCTATTTAAACCTATTTAATCATATGAAACAAAATAATTGAATAAGAATTTATGCTTCCCTCTCTTGGTCTATCTTTTCTACTAATAATAGCACTCCATATCTTTTACATCTAACCAAGATTCTTCACCCTATGTCGATCGTGACTTAGATCGAGATTGCTTCCTTCTGCCATTCTTCCCCTTAAACTTATCTCTTTCGCGCTTTTGCTCAAACCTCACCACAAGCCAATAAGCCTAATGATTAATAGgttttctctctgtttcacGTGACAAGAGAGACAGTCACCTCTTCAACCGCCAGTCTCTTTCTCGTACAACAATGTCGTAACCAAGTGATCATAAGAAAGGGGAACAATGCCAACAAAAGTATCGTTTTATCTTCTTGTTCAATCCTCACTCCAAAATTCAACAATTGTGTATTCAACATGTTGAACTTGTTGAGGTGCTTCAACAAATCTGTATTTTCCTCAATTTGTAAACCAAATAGCTGCTTCTTCACATACACTTATTTGTCAAGTTCTTTTCCATATTGAAACTTTCTAATTTCTGCGAAATTGAGTATGCTTTTTCCTCATCAATTACATTGTGAATGACTTCATCTGACAAATTAAGACGGATTGCATTGGTAGCCTTTGCATCCATCTTTTCACAATCATCATTGTCCATCTTCTTAggtttcttctccttttcttgtaATGCCTTGTAGACTCATTATTGAGTTAAGTTGAATCCCGAACCTTAACTCTAATACCACTTGTTGTGCAAAAGGCCATAATTACGGTAAATAAGACAAGACAATAACACCAAGATTTATGTGGTTCCTTCAATGTGAGGTATATCCATAGGCGGAGGCGATCgcgaaaaaaaattattataaaagatAGAGAACAAAAATAGTAGACAATAAATCACTCAAAACCCAAAGCTCCAATACACCCATATCTCACTATTACACAATAGAGATTCTTTCCAGTCAATAGAGTTTCTCTTTTCCTCTCTAACTTACTGTGACTAGACTTGAGCTCTCTATTTCTCTTTGAAGGCACAAAGCTGAGACAAAACTCTCCTGTTACTGTGCGACGCCTCCAAACGAAGAGCACCAATTCTCTTCCCGTGCAATGcatcaaagaaccaaagagaaacTAGAAGCTCGTGCGGCGATCGTCGCTCAATAAACAAGGGCTGATTATATGCCCTTTGATAAGGAGCAAAGGCGGTCATCAAAGGCTTGTCCAAGTCAGTCTCTAATTGAAGTCACGACGTCAACAAATGATTTTCTAGCTCTGCCACTTAACGTGGGAACCTATAAAACTATTGTCTACCAAAGCAAGTGAAATCCTTGTAAACCAAGCCTTTCGTGCCTGTTTTTGCTTATGCAATAAACTAAATTTTCACATCAGTATTAGAGTAATGGCCTAAAAGATGATAACTTTCTCGTAATTAAAGAATAGTATTCGATAATTTAAGATCATGTAGCCCTCCTTGAGTAAAACGGACTCATGATGTTAAAGTATTCTTTTCGTAATGGTTGTGCATGCAATGACCATTATGGCAGTGATTAATAGTTTGTTTTCTCAATGAGAAACTGGACTCGAATACACACCAGGCATGAAATTCAGGAGACGTTCAAGAAATTGATCAAAATATGGGATATCATTATGCTTATGACAAAATTTAAGATTGTGTTCAAGTAAAGACCAAACAAAACAGAGCGATTACTACCAGTTTGCATGTCTAACTAGAGCATTGACGAACAATATTGCTATCAGTATTCACTAATAAAATTTGTGCTTGTTTGAGACTTCTTCACTTTACAAGGTGAAGATTTAGGTTTAAACTTCGAATCCATCAGGGAGACAATTATTCTTGCATtgggaagaaagaaataaatatatgtacatatataaagATACAAAAGAGGGGAGAAATGCAGCTCAAACACATCCACCAATTTGTCTAGGCAATACACAGAAGAGAAACATTTCAAATAGCTTCCATATATCTGAACGTACTAAAAATTTACAAACGGTAGAATAATGGTAATGTTGCCTGAGATCAATTAATGTTCTCATAAACAGTGAAGCTTTTAGTATTGAGGAAGTAATCAAGTATAGAGTCTCAGGCGTGTTGTTATGGGCTCCCGGCAAATAGGGCATGATGAGATGTTCCCACCGCAATCCTTACAAGTCTTGAACAAAGAAAACATAACGATAAATATGACGTACTTGAAGGAAAGTCAAACCCATAAAAGTAATTGTGTGAATTTTTACAGGATTTTGCAAAGTCATTGTATTAATATCTTCCCTACTTTTTTCTGGAGGTTTATATTaccttcttctccatcttctatttaaaatttcttttttatgtgaTAACCAAATGCTAAAAAACCCTAGTAAACACTGTTTTCAGATCAACTTTCATGTGGTACCCAGATGATTCCCAACAACTTTTACAACAGGAGCAATAAGAAATGTCTTTCTCCTcgaaacaaaaaataagtggTCTTCCAAGGGGCACTCTAGGTTACAACCAAGAAAAAATGATAATGGAACATTCATACCATTTCATGAATTGACATTTTTAATgttcattaaatttgtaaacgCTCAACTGCATATCATTTATTTATCCAACATATCTGCAATTTGTTTGTATACTCGAGGTTGTTCTACGAAGCAATCTCATggggaagcaaaaaaaaaaaaaacaccaggCGTTgtgaagacaaaaataaatcacaactaTAGATAATATTTTGATGAACCACCTTAAAGATTCCTTtttaccatttttatttttaatttttatttattttttttttattattatttttttttaaacttcctCTATCATTTTGATCTTGGACAGGACAGCACATTTGTCCACTAGACTATATTATGATAGTAACACCACATAAGAAAAACAGATTTGCTTCAACTTACTGTATGACCGCATCCAAAAGCCATGTCCTTAGGATTCACCAGGCAAATTGGGCAGACCTTGAATAAGAAAACATATATCTTAGACCATTCTGATTTGAATATAAATGTGAAGGAGAATTAGGGGGAATTGAAATTACTTGTTCCACTGGAGCTGTTGGCTCAACTGTTTTATCGTTTGTCACGTCTGGGACTGATGATTTCATTACAttatcatgatagatcatctcTCTCATTAcattatcatgattgatcaccTCTTGTGGAGGTGGAAGTGGTCTTGTACGTAAATGGTCCCCGGATTCTCTACTGCAAAGTGGAAGTGTTTGATGTTTTCAGAATTCCCTAAACTGGAATTACATATTTACTGAAAACTGCAACTCTTGGCCTTACATGATGAAATTTTGTGTTGCCCGGTACTGTATTGGTATTTCCATGAGAGCAGCAAGTGCAAAGGCtgtttccttctttgatgcttCGGTGTTCTCAGACATGATTTTTGTGAAGTTGACAAACTGCAAGAGGGAgttaaaaagtgaaataaataattaaaaaaaacaggTATCATATTATCATCCATTCATCAAAAGTTCAACTATCCAAAATGGAGTACTCTGCATAGAACGATCTTTCACGGTGTTAGGTTCATACTAGGTGAGATTTTTGAACTAGGACAAACCAGATGCTGTTGTCAATGAACTGATTTATCTTCCAAAAGCACAATTAAGCCAGTCATCCTCTCAACCCCAAAGGAGACCATCTCAAACCAAATCCTTCATTGGTCATGACTGTTTGTTAAGTTGTATTTCCTAGATCAAAGCAAGGTACATAACCCAAATGCAAGGACCTGAAGTAGTGAAGACATGGATGGAGAAAAAACTTCCATAGATGATATATATCAACTTGATAGCAAAAGCCAAGCTCCTTCAAAAAGATTTCTGTGGCTCAGGTAGTAGCCAAAGTCATTCAAAAAGTATTCACTGActggttgaatttttttttttttttttgaatattttaaacGTGACTTAGATAAAGGAAATAGACTACAGCATTACAGAATGCATACATTGAGAAATGATTTCTCCATGAATTCCGTACCAATGGAACATAGTTTTCTTAAGTGAAACATTTGACAGTTTTACCCAAGACACCTTGGAAGGAGCACCAGCAGGCAAATTACTCTGCTGAGGGAAAATAACATGTGTGGCTTCTCAAAATGACTTACAAAAAGATCTAACCTCAAACTCCTTACTCTAACAGAGTATCCAACAAATGACATCCTTGTGAGCAACCACTGACTATTCACACCGAATGTTTTTAACTGCACTGAGGAAGGACTCCAACATGCAGCAATATACCATCCCATGAGTTCATACGAGCATTTAGAAACAATTTCATCGACCAGTGACCAATTTTACAGTTAACTTTAAGTATGCATCTCGTCTTTTACAAATTTCTACTTTCTGGTATGCAAGTTTTCAACCATTTCATGATCAAAGCTTACACAAGATGAAGATAAGCTTCAACTATATTTTTATGGTGCTAAGAGGGCAGAAAAGGAGCACAGAAATGGAGAAGACATGCAGCTAGCACACCAATCACAAGAGAAAGAGATAACTCATTATTTTGAACAGAAAGCTCATGCTTTATTAGTTAAACAAAATGACCACATATCTAAATATCTACCAGCCACCACATTTCAACCCTTTGGTGGGAACTGACCTAGATATGGAAGTATGAAACTTCATATAGACCGTGAGTACAGATGCTaaaggaaaagtgaaaaatcaaTATGTAGTCAGACATTTACCAAGTACCTGGAAATTGTCAAATGAGCGGTGAGGAATGTTATCATCAAATTGCTGCATTGCATCCCACGGTCCATCCCCCACTCCAACCAAAATGATTGAGAGAGGATATTGGCTGTTTAGGAGAATGATACCGTAAACAAAGCACGGACAACTCAATGTAACAAATCATGAATACGAATGGAGTCGCCTTACCTAGCATCAACTATGGAGTCTACAGTTAATTGTTCTTGTGGACTGAACCTTCCTGGTGGGGTATCAGGACTTCTAGTAACCTATATAGAATCCCGACAACAAGGAAAAGattaaaagaagagaaaatgaaaccCAAATAAGAATAAATAAAGCATGGGATAAAACATGTTCAATGAACCTGTCCATCTGCAATAATGACAAGAACATGATACTGCCCATTGCTTCTCTCCACAATGTCAATTGCCGCATTAATTATTGGGGCAAATGATGTTGGACCTACAAACAAGGGTTGGAAAGTTGTCATAATCAAATATATGCATCTGCCTCCCTCTCTTCCTCCACGTCTCTTTTCTATTGGGTCTGAACCATGCTAATCTCATTTAAACCCAAAATGTGATTCACAAGTTATGTCTCAAATGCCAATGTGATACCATAAAGAGGTCACCTACATATAGCGTCCATCATAAAGATCATATCAAAGGTTTCACATATAATTAGCAATGCAGAAAAGTTACATACAAATTATGATGACAAGCTTATCAAACACTGGATTGAAAGCTGATGACACTGCCAGATAAATATAACATGCATAGTGGAGAAAGATATGACACACAAAGTGACAAAAAAGATAGCTTAATATAGGGGAGATAAAAAGGTATTTGTAGCTAACTCCAATCAATCAGGCAAAGGATCAATGAAGATAAATCTTATAAATTGAGAATAAGGCTTACTAGAGTTGCATTGAGTTGTTAGTAACCCAAGATTCAAAATTTTGGACTCAAGATTACAAGCTAAAAGACAAAGGCAAGACACAAATAGACACACACTCGCACAAAGACAAggtcaaaagaaataaataaataaaaacagtgATGACTAACAACATATCATTACGAAAATTGAAGGGGAAAATACACTCACTCCCTTTGAACTGACAACTCATTTGCACTTACCCCCAACATACCATTTGTGACACTTGACCCTCTTCAGCTATCATTTTCTTGTAGTTAACACCCTTCACTAGAGTTTGACGTTAAAATGGATAGAAACAGCACACGTGACCCAGACgtgcaaattttttatttaaaataccaCAATTTCAGGAGTTAGAATTTCGCATTTGTCCtccaaaaagacaacaaaattttaaaaagaaactaagagagagagagagagagagagagagagagagagagagagagagagagagagagagagagagagagagagagagagagagagagagggttgagggggtggctcgaccaccgCCAAAAGATGACTTTGGGGGTGGTTGAgagtggttcggtcacccccaaaAACGATTTTGGGGACGGCCAAACCACCACTACAGCCGTCAGCCGTGATGGAGGTTCAGCCACTACTCAACTccttgcttcttcttctctctcttttttttttttagataataataaataaataaaaaataaaaaattggttttttttttcttaggttgCAGGGTAAATTGGACatttcaaatataaattttGCATGTGTAAGTCATGTGCGCAAATTTCCATCCATTTTAACATTAAAATTGAACATGTGTTGCAAATGAGCTCTAATTAAAAAATGGCACCTCCTCCCCTTATAAGTAAAGGGAGAAAGGAGAGGCTGTAGGTTCAAAACCCACCAGGTACATGTGACTTGAtaggaaattaaaaattaaacttgcATTGGAAATGGATGTTATTGATGTTGTTTGCAAGGACTTCTTAGATAATCAATACCCTGAATTAGAGGACAACGTTCAAGGCACTAAAAAGACATTTAGATGTGGGGAAAGAAAATTTGGCAAGCAAGAAATTTTCTTGGTACTGGAAAACTTACAAGTAATGTCTTTCCTATTCTAACTAAAGAGTTACTAGTCCGGCATCATCATCAATAAAACTGTTATTTTGTAATGCATTTTGTATTAGCAGCTATAAAGTACAAAAATTACGAtgtgaaagaaaaaagcaatCCCTTCTGCAGAGAAGATTAGAGGGAAAAGATACATAGGAACCAAACTTCATTAGCTGTTGGCAAAAGGAATATGTAGATAAGCAGCAAGGGAAAACTAGTAAAAGAACCTGACAGATTTAAGTTCGGAACAATATTTCTATAACGTGCAAGAGCTTCCTCAAAACCATTACAAGATTGGTGATTGGGATAAAAGCTGAACACATATTGATCATGTGTTGttgctgtaaaaaaaatagacattATCAGATAACTCGCAATGGAAAAATTTCTTTGCATCTTCTACCAAATGCAGAGAATAAAAGATACTAACCATCTCCAAACCCAAAACATGGTATCAAATTATCTTCATCAAAAGGAGACAAAGTGCGACCAATAATAGATATTGCTTGCTCATACGGATTAGGTGTGCTACCAATTGCATGAAGGCTTTTCCTGTTGAATGAATACTTGCCTACAATCATTGAATgtgatttttatttacttagAAAACCCAAATTATTGATAActattttatcttttcaaaaaaagaagaaaaaagaatcacCTGTCCACTCATTGCTCTTAGTGAAGTCAATACCAAGTATCAAATTTGATGATTCAAGGCCAGCTTCCCTTAATGCAGAGATAACCTGAAAATTTGGGTGCCACTCCTGGTTACTATGCGAGTTCCATTAGGACAAAATAACAAGTATAATTAACACCACGTATATATAAAACCCATTCCCCAGGACTATCTATTTgaaaaaaacacatgcaaatGTTAGTTAAAAAGATAATTCCCAAAACTCTGTGTTTTCCTTCTATTTGGTTATATATCTTTTCTGAAGTTGAATGACTGCCACTCaagatatgtagcattatttttctttgaagatACTCAAATTGCTAACATTAAATTACTAATATAATACAACCAGAGAGAGTCTCGCAATGCTTTGTATGGTGTAATAATCTGTAGTTTCATGACAGTTCCTTGAAGATTTGAGACCATGGAGCAGTCATGATCATGCAGTAGGCAACATGCTTTTCTATGCTTCTAGAATATTCAATCAAGTGCTGTGTATTATGACTACATTATATATGGTCTCCCTACAAATAATTTGGTCTCATCAAggattttgtttgtttcaacTTTCCCGTTTTCTTCAAAATTATCTTCAGGTTTCTTTAAACATCTATTAGATTTTAGAAATTGGCCTAATTCGGTGTCCAAAATCCTACTTGtaaatcatttaatttcctAAGTGTTCAGTGTGAAAAAGATaggtttttgggtgtttttattCTTGTCGTCAGAAGGACGTCAAGACGTGGATGTGACGTGGAGCCACATAGAGCCCAAGAAGCCCGTCAAGACATAGACATGATGCAAACCCATAGAGACCTCACTGCCTTGATAAGTCAGAAGAATGTCAAGACGTGAACATGACGTAGAGCCACATAGAGCTCACTGCCTTAAAACGTTAGAAGGATGTTAAGACGTGGACATGACGTGAAGCTATAGAGAGTCACTGCCTTGCAACGTCAAGATGTGAACATGACATGAAGCCACAGAGAGTTTCTGCCCTGCCACGTCAGTAGCCCGTTAGAAGGCTGTCTTGACGTCGCCTACAAAAAGTTGTCAAATGTCAGAGAGTTAGCGATGAAACCCTAACCGCCCTCTTGACGTGACGCCGTGATTTGCACAAATCCGAAGACGTTTTTGTGTCTTTTCTTGACCTCATATAAACAGTTTTTTCATACTCATTTCTGAGGTTAAGCAAGGAGATTAAAGAAGACCTAGAGAAAACCTCTAGAGGTAGCTTGCTTCAATTTTACTTTGATTCCATGACCAGATTTGTACAAAGCTTCAAGCATTCCCTCTCTTCATGTTTTGCTCTTGTTTTGTTCAAACCACATCATACACATCCTTGAACCACAAAGAAGTCTACTAGTGGATCAGTGAGGAAAAGCACTCAAAGAAGATTGGGTAGCAGGAAGGCAAGTAGGGAGATTATTGTCATACGGAGTCTTAGCCTTGCAAAAGGGTTGTATAAGTGTCTATGTTTGTATTTTGGATCTTCTTCATTATAGTAACTAGCTCATAACCAACGCAATGCGCgggattattaattataatttaattttgaaacttaaaaaaCCATCTCCATTACACATAGAACAttgcatcaatatataaatcatataaaattttactatcaaaagaaccataattttaatttttatctaaataaattaaaacatttaaaatattcccAGATGtatagtttaaaatggaaagaagtgtaaagaGAAAAAGTAGCAAGAGAAAAACCCGGAttctgattatcaaagcattaatagaaaGATTAATAGTAAGAATCtctgatattgttagtgtgatacgcATTacgttttctaattttttttttttttttagtgtgtatCACGTAGGactttgtgtacaaagtgtgtacaagaaaaatttctctaaattaaaacattttaaaatctttgttcccataggtatagtttataatgaaaatgagtatgaagaaaaatagtaagaagaaaaccatgattttgattacCAAAACATAAATAGAAA
The Alnus glutinosa chromosome 14, dhAlnGlut1.1, whole genome shotgun sequence genome window above contains:
- the LOC133856982 gene encoding E3 ubiquitin-protein ligase RGLG3; this translates as MGNVESAYDDSHDDLRSHPPSYAGSSTDTHYRQIYPDAHDDLRIHPPSYAGSSTDTHYRQIYPDAHDDLRIHPPSYAGSSTDTHHRQKQQTTCIPDNFKSLDQVISALREAGLESSNLILGIDFTKSNEWTGKYSFNRKSLHAIGSTPNPYEQAISIIGRTLSPFDEDNLIPCFGFGDATTHDQYVFSFYPNHQSCNGFEEALARYRNIVPNLNLSGPTSFAPIINAAIDIVERSNGQYHVLVIIADGQVTRSPDTPPGRFSPQEQLTVDSIVDASQYPLSIILVGVGDGPWDAMQQFDDNIPHRSFDNFQFVNFTKIMSENTEASKKETAFALAALMEIPIQYRATQNFIIRESGDHLRTRPLPPPQEVINHDNVMREMIYHDNVMKSSVPDVTNDKTVEPTAPVEQVCPICLVNPKDMAFGCGHTTCKDCGGNISSCPICREPITTRLRLYT